Below is a genomic region from Streptomyces sp. NBC_00461.
CGAGCAGAAGGAGCAGTTCCTGCCCCGGTGCGCCCGCACCGACATCAGCGCCTTCCTGCTGACCGAGCCGGACGTCGGCTCCGACCCGGCCAGGCTCGCGACGACCGCGGTGCCCGAGGGGGACGACTACGTCCTCGACGGGGTCAAGCTGTGGACGACCAACGGCGTGGTCGCCGACCTCCTGGTCGTGATGGCGCGGGTGCCCAAGAGCGAGGGCCACAAGGGAGGCATCACCGCCTTCGTCGTCGAGACCAACTCGCCGGGCATCACGGTCGAGAACCGCAACGCCTTCATGGGCCTGCGCGGCATCGAGAACGGCGTCACCCGCTTCCACCAGGTCCGGGTACCGGCGGCGAACCGCATCGGTCCGGAGGGCGCGGGCCTCAAGATCGCGCTCACCACCCTCAACACCGGCCGGCTCTCCCTCCCCGCCTCCTGCGTGGCCGCCGGCAAGTGGTGCCTGAAGATCGCCCGTGAGTGGTCGGCGGCCCGCGAGCAGTGGGGCAAGCCGATCGCCCACCACGAGGCGGTCGGGTCCAAGATCTCCTTCATCGCGGCGACGACCTTCGCCCTGGAGGCCGTACTGGACCTGTCCTCGCAGATGGCCGACGAGAACCGCAACGACATCCGCATCGAGGGCGCGCTGGCCAAGCTCTACGCCTCCGAGATGGGCTGGCTCATCGCCGACGAACTCGTCCAGATCCGCGGCGGCCGCGGCTTCGAGACGGCGGCGTCCCTGGCCGCCCGCGGCGAACGGGCCGTCCCGGCCGAACAGGTCCTGCGCGACCTGCGCATCAACCGCATCTTCGAGGGCTCGACCGAGATCATGCACCTGCTGATCGCGCGCGAGGCCGTCGATGCCCACCTCTCGGTGGCCGGCGACCTCATCGACCCGGACAAGTCCCTCCAGGACAAGGCGAAGGCCGGCGCGAACGCGGGCGTCTTCTACGCCAAGTGGCTCCCGAAGCTGGTCGCGGGACAGGGACAACTCCCCGGCACCTACGGCGAGTTCCGCCACGAAGTGGACCTGTCCCGGCATCTGCGCTACGTCGAGCGCAACGCCCGCAAGCTGGCCCGCTCCACCTTCTACGCCATGTCCCGCTGGCAGGGCCGCATGGAGACCAAGCAGGGTTTCCTGGGCCGTATCGTCGACATCGGCGCGGAACTGTTCGCGATGAGCGCGGCCTGCGTACGGGCGGAACTCCTGCGCAGCCAGGGCGAGCACGGCCGCGAGGCCTATCAGCTGGCCGACGTCTTCTGCCGCCAGTCCCGCATCCGCGTCGAGGAACTCTTCAACCGTCTGTGGACCAACACCGACGACCTCGACCGCAAGCTGGTCAAGGGCATCATGTCGGGCACCTACGAGTGGCTGGAGGAGGGCATCGTCGACCCCTCGGGCGACGGACCGTGGATCGCCGTGGCGGACCCCGGGCCCTCCGAACACGAGAACGTCCACCGCCCGATCCGGTGATCGATCGGTGATCGTTCCATGACGGGACGTCCCTCTCGGCCCCCCGTGCGGGGGATGAGGGGGACGCACTGTCCTCACACACGGTCCTTACGGCAACAATGGAGGGATGAGCGACAGTCCAGCCCCCTCAGGGTCTCTGCCCCACGCCCTGGCCGACCCGCACCTCGTCTACGACCCCGTGGCGGACGACGGCCCGAAGGACGTGGTGATCCTCGGCTCCACCGGCTCGATCGGCACCCAGGCCATCGACCTCGTGCTGCGCAACCCCGACCGGTTCCGGGTCACCGGGCTCTCGGCCAACGGCGGCCGGATCGCCCTGCTCGCCGAGCAGGCCCACCGGCTCCGGGTGCGGACCGTCGCGGTCGCGCGCGAGGACGTCGTACCGCAGCTGCGCGAGGCGCTGGCCGGCCTGTACGGCGCGGGAGAGCCGCTGCCCGAGATCCTCGCAGGGCCTCAGGCGGCCACCCGGCTCGCCGCGTCCGAGTGCCACACCGTCCTGAACGGCATCACCGGCTCCATCGGTCTCGCCCCGACCCTCGCCGCCCTGGAGGCGGGCCGCACCCTCGCGCTCGCCAACAAGGAGTCGCTCATCGTCGGCGGCCCGCTGGTCAAGGCGCTGGCCAAGCCCGGGCAGATCATCCCGGTCGACTCCGAGCACGCGGCCCTGTTCCAGGCGCTCGCGGCCGGCACGCGCGCGGACGTGCGCAAGCTCGTCGTCACGGCGTCCGGCGGCCCCTTCCGCGGCCGTACGAAGGCCGAACTGGCGAACGTCACCGTCGAGGACGCCCTCGCCCACCCCACCTGGGCGATGGGTCCGGTGATCACGATCAACTCCGCGACCTTGGTCAACAAGGGCCTGGAGGTCATCGAGGCACACTTGCTGTACGACATTCCCTTCGACCGCATTGAGGTCGTCGTGCATCCCCAGTCGTATGTTCACTCGATGATTGAGTTCACCGACGGATCCACGATCGCCCAGGCGACGCCCCCCGACATGCGCGGGCCCATCGCCATCGGCCTCGGCTGGCCCGAGCGCGTCCCTGACGCGGCGCCCGCCTTCGACTGGAGCAAGGCGTCCACGTGGGAGTTCTTCCCGCTCGACAACGACGCCTTTCCCTCGGTGAACCTCGCCCGGCACGTGGGACGGCTCGCGGGCACCGCCCCGGCGGTGTTCAATGCGGCCAACGAGGAGTGTGTCGAGGCGTTCCGCGCCGGTGCACTGCCGTTCAACGGGATCATGGAGACCGTCACCCGGGTCGTCGAGGAGCACGGCACCCCGCGTACGGGAACCTCACTCACCGTCTCGGACGTCCTCGAAGCGGAGACCTGGGCACGGGCCCGGGCGAGGGAACTGACAGGACAGACGGCGACCGCGGAGGCGCGTGCATGACGACCTTGATGATGATCCTCGGCATAGTCGTCTTCGCGTTCGGCCTGCTGGTCTCGATCGCGTGGCACGAGCTGGGGCACCTGTCCACGGCCAAGCTCTTCGGCATCCGCGTGCCCCAGTACATGGTCGGCTTCGGCCCGACCATGTTCTCGCGGAAGAAGGGCGACACCGAGTACGGGATCAAGGCCATCCCGTTCGGCGGCTACATCCGCATGATCGGCATGTTCCCGCCCGGACCCGACGGCAGGCTGGAGGCCCGCTCCACCTCGCCCTGGCGCGGCATGATCGAGGACGCCCGCTCGGCGGCTTTCGAGGAACTGCAGCCGGGCGACGAAACCCGCCTCTTCTACACCCGCAAGCCCTGGAAGCGGGTCATCGTGATGTTCGCGGGCCCGTTCATGAACCTGATCCTGGCGGTGGCGCTGTTCCTCACCGTCCTCATGGGCTTCGGCATCTCCCAGCAGACCACCACGGTCAGCTCGGTCTCCCAGTGCGTCATCGCCCAGAGCGAGAACCGCGACACGTGCAAGAAGGGCGACGCGGCCTCCCCGGCCGCGGCGGCCGGCCTGAAGCCCGGTGACAAGATCCTCGCCTTCAACGGCGTCCGGACCAACGACTGGAACAGGCTCTCCGACCTGATCCGCTCCACCCCCGGCAAGGCGGTCCCGATCGTGGTCGACCGCAAGGGCAAGGAGATCACCCTCAACGCCACGATCGCCAGCAACCAGGTCGCCAGGAAGGACTCCAGCGGCCAGATCGTCGAGGGCAAGTACGTCACCGCCGGCTTCCTCGGCTTCAGCGCGGCCACCGGCATCGTCAAACAGGACTTCGGCCAGTCCCTGACCTGGATGGGCGACCGCGTCGGTGATGCCGTCGACTCCATCGCGGCCCTGCCCGGCAAGATCCCCGGCCTGTGGGACGCGGCCTTCGGCGACGGCAAGCGGGCCCCGGACTCCCCGATGGGCGTGGTCGGCGCGGCCCGTGTGGGCGGCGAGATCTTCACCCTGAACATCCCGGCCACCCAGCAACTGGCCATGTTCGTGATGCTGGTCGCGGGCTTCAACCTCTCCCTGTTCCTCTTCAACATGCTCCCGTTGCTGCCGCTGGACGGCGGCCACATCGCGGGTGCGCTGTGGGAGGCGCTGCGCCGGAACGTGGCGAAGGTGCTGCGCAGGCCGGACCCCGGCCCCTTCGACGTGGCGAAGCTGATGCCCGTCGCCTATGTGGTGGCCGGGATCTTCGTCTGCTTCACCCTCCTCGTCCTCGTGGCGGACGTTGTCAACCCAGTGAAAATCACCTAGTCACATGGAGTTTGTGGCGGCCTGCGACGCTCTGTCGCAGGCCGTCTTCCATTGAGTGGGTTTACGGCCGTGGGGATCCCCCCGCCGAGTGGTTCGAGGTGGGGAAGTGCTGGGGCTTCGGCCCGTGCCGTAATCTCGAAGCCTGGAGCCCGTTGTTCCGGGACCGGACCTTGATCCACGACTTGGGGTTGCTCAACAGATGACTGCGATTTCTCTCGGCATGCCGTCCGTTCCGACCAGGGTTGCCGAGCGTCGGAAGAGCCGGCAGATCCAGGTCGGATCCGTGGCGGTCGGCGGCGACGCCCCCGTGTCCGTGCAGTCGATGACCACGACCCGTACGTCCGACATCGGTGCCACCCTCCAGCAGATCGCCGAGCTCACCGCCTCCGGCTGCCAGATCGTGCGCGTGGCCTGCCCGACGCAGGACGACGCGGACGCGCTCGCCACCATCGCCCGCAAGTCGCAGATCCCGGTGATCGCGGACATCCACTTCCAGCCCAAGTACGTCTTCTCGGCGATCGAGGCCGGCTGCGCCGCGGTCCGGGTGAACCCGGGCAACATCAAGCAGTTCGACGACAAGGTGAAGGAGATCGCGCGGGCCGCGAAGGACCACGGCACGCCGATCCGGATCGGGGTCAACGCCGGCTCGCTGGACCGGCGTCTGCTGCAGAAGTACGGCAAGGCGACACCGGAGGCCCTCGTCGAGAGCGCCCTGTGGGAAGCCTCCCTCTTCGAGGAGCACGACTTCCGGGACATCAAGATCTCGGTCAAGCACAACGACCCGGTCGTGATGATCGAGGCGTACAAGCAGCTCGCCGCCCAGTGCGAGTACCCGCTGCACCTCGGTGTCACCGAGGCCGGTCCGGCCTTCCAGGGCACGATCAAGTCGGCCGTCGCCTTCGGCGCCCTCCTCTCCCAGGGCATCGGCGACACCATCCGCGTCTCCCTCTCGGCCCCGCCGGTCGAGGAGGTCAAGGTCGGCAACCAGATCCTGGAGTCCCTGAATCTCAAGCAGCGCGGCCTGGAGATCGTCTCCTGCCCGTCCTGCGGCCGCGCCCAGGTCGACGTCTACAAGCTGGCCGAGGAGGTCACCGCGGGCCTGACCGGCATGGAGGTCCCGCTCCGCGTCGCGGTCATGGGCTGTGTGGTCAACGGCCCCGGCGAGGCCCGCGAGGCCGACCTCGGCGTCGCCTCCGGCAACGGCAAGGGACAGATCTTCGTCAAGGGCGAGGTCATCAAGACCGTCCCCGAGTCCAAGATCGTCGAGACCCTCATCGAGGAGGCCATGAAGCTGGCCGAACAGATGGAGGCAGACGGCACGGCCTCGGGCGAGCCGTCGGTTTCGGTGGCGGGCTGACGGGACTTTTTCGAGCGCCGGTCGGCAACCTTCAGCCTGTCCGGCGTTTGAGGTCGAGGCCGTTGAGGCTGAAGCGGGGTCTGGGGGCGGGAGTCCTCAGGGACAGCGGGCAGCTGCTACCAACAGACACCTGCCGGTCGGCAACCTTCAGCCTGTCCGGCGTTTGAGGACGAGGCCGTTCAGGCCGAAGCGGGGGTCCGGGGGCGGCAGCCCCCTGTGACGGCACCGCAGCCAAGGGTCACTTGGCAACGGACAGCAGTCCAACAGGGGGCGGCGCGGCTCAGCTTCCGCAGGTACAGTGCGGAGATCCGCAGAACCTCAGGGTGAGGGCCCGCACGTGTTGACGCAGACCACCTCACGGGTGCTCGAACCGAGTGACCTGGACGCCGCGCTCGCCGTCCTCGACCGCGAGCCGGTCGTGAACGCCTTCGTGACGTCGAGGGTCCAGATCGCGGGCCTCGACCCGTGGCGGCTCGGCGGCGAGATGTGGGGCTTCTACGAGGAGGGCATGCTGACCTCCCTGTGCTACGCGGGCGCCAACCTGGTCCCGATCTGCGCCACCCCGCGCGCCGTGCGCGCCTTCGGTGACCGCGCGCGCCGGGCAGGCCGCCGCTGTTCGTCGATCGTCGGCCCCGTGGACGCCACCACCCTGCTGTGGCGGCTGCTCGAACCCAGCTGGGGTCCCGCCCGGGAGGTCCGGTCCCACCAGCCGCTCATGATCACCGACAGCATGCCCGTCGACATCGCCCCGGATCCCTACGTCCGCCGCATCCGCAAGGACGAGATGGAGACGATCATGCCGGCGTGCGTGGCGATGTTCACCGAGGAGGTCGGCGTCTCGCCGCTCGCCGGGGACGGCGGGCTGCTGTACCAGGCCCGGGTCGCCGAACTCGTCGGCTCCGGCCGCTCGTTCGCCCGCCTCGACGAGCACGGCAAGGTCGTCTTCAAGGCGGAGATCGGCGCGGCGACCGACCGGGCCTGCCAGATCCAGGGCGTGTGGGTGGCCCCCGAGTACCGGGGACGCGGGATCGCGGCGCCGGGCATGGCCGCCGTGCTGCGGTACGCGCTGGCGGACGTGGCCCCGATCGCCAGCCTCTACGTCAACGACTTCAACACCCCGGCACGAAGGGCATACCAGCGGGTGGGCTTCCAGGAGGTCGGCGCGTTCATGAGCGTCCTCTTCTAGAGCGCACGTCACGGAGCTGTTCTGACGCTCGGACGATCCCTGTACGCTCCCCACATGCGTCTTCCCGGTCACGGTCACCGCCGCCGCCCCGACGACATCGTGATCGGCCCCCTGGACCTGTCGGCCCACGTCGACGAGGCCTTGGCCGTCCAGGCCGTCGCCTTCGGTCTCGGCGCGGACGAGGTGGCCGTACGCCGTCAGATCGTGCTGCGTCACATGACCTACCCCGGTGCCAGGGCGCTCGGCGCCACCGCTGCAGGACACCTCGTCGGCTTCGTCTACGGCATGCCCAACGACCGCGCCCACTGGTGGTCCACCGTCGTGGAGCCCTACGTCCGGGCGCGGGGACACGAGGACTGGCTCGACGACTCCTTCGTCATCACCGAGCTGCACGTCCACCCCGGCCACCAGAACCTCGGCATCGGCCGCACCCTGATCACCAACATCACCGACGTCGCCGCCGAGCCCCGCTCGATCCTGTCGGCGATCGACGTGGACAGCCCGGCCCGCGGCCTCTACCACTCCCTCGGCTACGAGGACCTGGCCCGCCAGGTCCTCTTCCCGAGCGCCCCGAAGCCGTATGCCGTGATGGGTGCCCCTCTGCCCCTGCGGCGCCGTTAGGGCCTGTCCTCCGGATCGGGCCCAAACCGATTTCCACCGGAACCGGCCCCCCGGCTAACCTCCTTGCCATCACCCTTACCCGGCAGGAGTACGAGAACCATGGCGAACGCACCGGTCCAGCGCATGTCCCAGTTGATGGCCAAGACGCTGCGCGACGACCCGGCGGACGCCGAGGTGCTCAGCCACAAACTCCTCGTCCGCGCCGGCTACGTCCGCCGCACGGCCGCCGGCATCTGGTCCTGGCTCCCCCTCGGCAAGAAGGTCCTCGCCAACGTGGAGCGGATCGTCCGTGAGGAGATGGACGCGATCGGCGCCCAGGAGGTGCTGCTCCCCGCCATCCTGCCCCGGGAGCCGTACGAGGCGACCGGCCGCTGGGAGGAGTACGGCCCCGAACTGTTCCGTCTCCAGGACCGCAAGGGCGGCGACTACCTGCTCGGCCCGACCCACGAGGAGATCTTCACCCTGCTGGTGAAGGACCAGGCGTCCTCCTACAAGGACCTGCCGGTCGTCCTCTACCAGATCCAGAACAAGTACCGCGACGAGGCCCGCCCGCGGGCCGGCATCCTGCGCGGCCGCGAGTTCCTCATGAAGGACTCCTACTCGTTCGACACCGAGGACGAGGGCCTGGCCCGGTCCTACGCCCTGCACCGGGACGCCTACCAGCGGATCTTCGAGCGCCTCGGCCTCGACTACCGCATCTGCGCCGCGACCGCGGGCGCGATGGGCGGCTCCAAGTCGGAGGAGTTCCTCGCCCCGGCCGAGGCCGGCGAGGACACCTTCGCCGACTGCCCGAACTGCGACTTCGCGGCCAACACCGAGGCGATCACCTACGAGTTGAAGCCGGTGGACGCCGCCGGTGTGGCCGCGGTCGAGGAGATTCCCACCCCGGACACCCCGACCATCGAGACCCTCGCCGCGCACCTCGGCGTCCCCGCCTCCGCCACCCTCAAGAACCTCCTGGTGAAGGTCGACGGTGAGATCGTGGCGGTCGGCGTCCCCGGTGACCGCGAGGTCGACCTGGGCAAGGTCGAGGCGCACTTCGCCCCGGCGGCGGTCGAGATGGTCACCGAGGCGGACTTCGCGGGCCGCCCGGACCTGGTCCGCGGCTACGTCGGGCCGCAGGGCCTGGGCGAGAAGGTCACCTACATCGCCGACCCGCGCGTGGCCCCCGGCACCTCCTGGATCACCGGCGCCAGCAAGGACGCCACGCACGCGAGGAACGTCGTCGCGGGCCGTGACTTCGAGGTCGGCGAGTACGTCGACGTCGTGGTCGTCCAGGAAGGCGACCCGTGCCCCAAGTGCGGCACCGGCCTCAAGCTCGACCGTGCCATCGAGATCGGCCACATCTTCCAGCTCGGCCGCAAGTACGCCGACGCCCTCAAGCTCGACGTCCTCGGCCAGAACAGCAAGCCGGTCCGCGTCACCATGGGCTCCTACGGCATCGGCGTCTCCCGGGCGGTCGCGGCACTGGCCGAGCAGACGGCCGACGAGCAGGGCCTGTGCTGGCCGGCCGAGGTCGCCCCGGCCGACGTGCATGTCGTCGCCGCCGGCAAGGCCCAGCAGATCGAGCTGGCGCTGGAGGTCTCGGAGAAGCTGCGGGCGGCCGGTCTGCGCGTCCTGGTCGACGACCGCGCCGGGGTCTCCCCGGGCGTGAAGTTCACCGACTCCGAGCTGATCGGCGTACCGAAGATCCTGGTAGCGGGCCGCCGCGCCGCCGAGGGCGTCCTGGAGCTGAAGGACCGCAGGAGCGGCGAGCGCGAGGAGCTGACCGTGGACGAGGCGATCGCCCGCCTCACCGCGTAAGGACACTCCTCGGGCCGTCCCCCGACCGTAGGGCGCGACAGAGCGCCACTACGGTCGGGGGACGGCCCGGCTCTCAGAGCGACGGCGGCGTACGCAAGGAACTCAGAGCCACCCGGCGAACTCCAGCAACAGCTCCGCGTCCCTCGGTCGCCCCACCCGAAGCGCACGCACTCCCGACTCCACGGCCCGGAACAGCGTCCACCCCCGCAGCCGCTCCTGATCCACGTCGAGCGACTCGGCCAGCCGCTTCACCCGCCGCCGCGTCGTCGCCGCCCCCGACGGCGAGGCGATCAGGTCCTCCACCCGATCCCGCACCAACCGCGCCAGATCGAACGCGCACTCACCCACCACCGGATCGGGCCCCACGGCCAGCCAGGGCATCCGTTCACCGGCGAGAACCTTGCTCTGCCGAAAGGTGCCGTGCAGCAGCCGATCCTCGGGCGGCGCCACCAGCAACTCCTCGCGCGCCCCCACCGCGGCATCGACCAGCACCGCCACGTCCGCCACCGCGGACGCCGTCAGCCGCATCGCCTCCGCCTGCCGACCCGTCCGCTCGGCGACGGTCTCGAAGGAGTGAGTGGCCGGCGGCTCGACCCACAGCCGCCGCAGCGTCCCCGCCGCCTCCAGCAGTGCCTTCGCCTCGGGCAACGACCGCACGGACACATCCGGATGCAGCCGCTCCAGCAGCAGCACACCCTCGACCGGGGGCTCGTCCAGCAGCTGTACGGCACCCGACCCGCCCCAGTGCGCGAGAGCGCGCCGCTCGCTCTCCGGGCGGGCACGGCGGGGGGCAAGCTTCAGCACGGCGGGGGTTGCGTCCGGCCGCCGTACCAGCACGACCAGGCTGCTGCGCCCACCGGGCACCTGCACCCGCTCGACGGTCAACTCGCGTAGCGCGACGGCCTGCCGGGCCGCGTCGGGCAGCTTCTCCAGCCAGTCGTCGCCGTCCGGTGCCGTCTCACCGAGCGCCCTGACCAGACGCTGCGGCGGTGCGAAAACCATGCGCGAGTCGTTCCCTTCCAGTACGCGTCACGCCTTGGGAGCCGGCGAGGCCGAGGCGGTGGCCGCCCGCTCGGCGAGCCCAGGGAAGGCTACGCTCTCGCCGTTCCAGCGCACCGCCCGCACCGCCGCCTCCCGCAGTGCCCCGGCCGCCGAGCGCCGCCGCTCGCCCCCCGTCGCCCGCACCAGGTCGGAGTACACCCCGGCCACCCGGTCCTCCAGCTCGGCGGCCAGCCGCACGGCCGCGGCCGAGTCCGGCACCGGGAACGGCAGCGCGTACCCCGGCGCCGCGGCGACCGGCGTGCCGCCCAGGTCCCGTACCTCGCGCACCAGCGCGTCACGCCGGGCCCGGTGCGCGTCGTACGCCGAGCGGGCCTCCATGCGCCGGTCCGCGCCGATCCGGCCGCCGACGACCCCGTAGCCGTACACCGCGGCGTGCTCGGCGGCCAGCGCCGCCTGCAGGGCCTTCAGCTCCTTCTGGTCGCTCACTTGGCACCTTCCGTCAGCAGATACGCGTGCGCCGCCCCGGCCGCCGCCACCGAGGCCAGCAGCCGTGCCAGCTCGCCCGGCACGTCGAGGAGCGCCGCCGTCCGCCGGTCGGCAAGGGCACGCTCGGCGGCGGCCAGCTCGGCGAGGGCGTCCTTCTCGCTCACCGGCGCGGCGGCGGAGGGGGACGCCGAGGTCTGCGACGCCGAGGTCTGCGACGCCGAAGCCTCCGGCGCCGGGGGGGAGGAGGCCTTGCGGACCGTGCCCCCGAACGCCTCCGTATGCCGTGCGACCTCCGCCCGCAGCGGTCCCAGCCGCTGCGACACCGCGGGATGCGCGGCGATCACGGCGTCGTACCGCCCGAGCATCCCCACGCTCTCCCGGGCCGCAAGCGCGCGTGCCTTCTGGATGACGGACGGGCTGCCGCCGGTGCTCTCCTCGGAGTCTTCGGAACCGCTGGAGCAGCCCACCAGCAGGGCGGCGCCGGCGGCCGAGGCGAACAGGGATCTTCTGCGCGGCCCCGAGGGGGCGCGCGGTGCTGGGGGGTGTGGCACGGGAGACGTCCTCGGGGAGCTCGTACGAACACACGGGCGGGAGGGGCCGCCGGTGATCACGGTACCCGCGCATCCCCCTGACGCACGTCACCGCCTCGACCGCCCAAGAGGCGCCCGGCCCCCCGCCGGAGGCACACGTGGGCGGCAACACGCTCTGCGACCGGATACCCTTTGACCAGACACGCGACCTTCCCACAACAGCACACGCGGCCGAGGAGTCACCCGGATGAGCACCACCCAGAGCGAGAGGCTGCGAGAGCTTCTGGAACCGCTCGTCAGCTCAGAGGGGCTGGATCTCGAAGAGATCGCCGTGGACTCCGTAGGACGCAAGCGGGTGCTGCGCGTCGTCGTCGACTCCGACACGGGTGCCGACCTCGACCAGATCGCCGATGTGAGCCGCGCGCTCTCGGCGAAGCTCGACGAGAGCGACGCGATGGGCGGGGGCGAGTACACCCTCGAAGTCGGAACCCCGGGCGCGGAGCGTCTCCTCACGGAACACCGGCACTACCTGCGCGCCCTGGAGCGGCTGGTCAGGTTCCAGCTGACCGACGGCGACGAGCTGGTCGCCAGGATCCTGAAGGTCGACGACGAAGGCCTCGACCTCGAAGTACCCGGAGTCAAGGGCCGCAAGGCCACCAGCCGCAGACTCGCCTTCGAGGACGTCGAAAAGGCGCGTGTGCAGGTCGAGTTCAACCGCAAGGACAAGAAGGAAGAGGAGGCGTAGCCGTGGACATCGACATGAGTGCCCTGCGGGGCTTGGTTCGGGAGAAGGAGATCTCCTTCCCCCTGCTGGTCGAGGCGATCGAGTCGGCCCTCCTCATCGCCTACCACCGCACCGAGGGAAGCCGCCGCCACGCGCGCGTGGAGCTCAACCGGGAAACCGGCCACGTGACGGTGTGGGCGAAGGAGGACCCCGAGGACCTCGAAGAGGGCCAGGAGGCCCGCGAGTTCGACGACACCCCGTCCGGCTTCGGCCGTATCGCCGCGACCACCGCCAAGCAGGTCATCCTGCAGCGGCTGCGCGACGCCGAGGACGACGCGACGCTCGGCGAGTACGCCGGCCGCGAGGGCGACATCGTCACCGGAGTGGTCCAGCAGGGCCGCGACCCGAAGAACGTGCTCGTGGACATCGGCAAGCTCGAGGCCATCCTGCCCGTGCAGGAGCAGGTGCCGGGCGAGACCTACCCGCACGGGATGCGGCTGCGGTCGTACGTCGTACGAGTGGCGAAGGGCGTCCGCGGCCCGTCCGTCACCCTGTCGCGCACGCACCCCAATCTGGTGAAGAAGCTCTTCGCCCTGGAGGTGCCGGAGATCGCCGACGGGTCCGTGGAGATCGCCGCGATCGCCCGTGAGGCGGGCCACCGCACCAAGATCGCCGTCCGGTCCACCCGGTCCGGGCTGAACGCCAAGGGCGCGTGCATCGGCCCCATGGGCGGACGGGTGCGCAATGTCATGGGCGAACTGAGCGGCGAGAAGATCGACATCGTCGACTGGTCGGACGACCCGGCGGAGATGGTCGCGAACGCGCTCTCCCCGGCCCGGGTCTCCAAGGTCGAGGTCGTCGACCTCGCCGCCCGCTCCGCGCGCGTGACGGTGCCGGACTACCAGCTGTCCCTGGCGATCGGCAAGGAAGGCCAGAACGCCCGCCTCGCGGCCCGGCTGACCGGCTGGCGGATCGACATCCGCCCCGACACCGAGCAGCCCGAGGACCAGCGCGGGGAATAGATCCAAGCCGCGGATGGCTTAGATCACGACAGTTGTATGCGCGGAACTGTTCGATTCTTGCCCCAAAGGGGTGAGGTCGTCAGGGGGAGGTAGACTTAGGAGTGTCTGGCCGGACGCGCGCCCGCGCATGCCCTGAGCGCACCTGTGTGGGGTGCAGGCAGCGAGCGGCCAAGAAGGATCTGCTGCGCATCGTGGCGGTCGAGGGTGAATGTGTCCCCGATCATCGCGGTACGCTGCCCGGCCGGGGTTCGTATGTGCACCCCGCCCAGGTCTGTCTCGACCTGGCGGTACGCCGCCGGGCGTTCACGCGGGCGTTGCGCGCCCCGGGACCGCTCGACACAAAGGCGTTGCGCCTCTATGTCGAGCAGGCAACACCGTAAGAAGCGTCGTACGGAACCCCCGTGCGGCCCTGGTACCCCGCGAGTTGGAAGTAGGTCGAGATTGCGATGAGCACTCGATGAGCACGCGATGAGTACGCCCATGAAGTAGCGACGGTCCGGACGCAACCCGGACCTAAAAGGAGCGAAGTGGCTAAGGTCCGGGTATACGAACTCGCCAAGGAGTTCGGGGTGGAGAGCAAGGTCGTCATGGCCAAGCTCCAAGAACTCGGTGAATTCGTCCGTTCGGCGTCTTCGACCATCGAAGCGCCCGTTGTCCGCAAACTGA
It encodes:
- a CDS encoding acyl-CoA dehydrogenase family protein, which codes for MSASPTTKPTVSEREARQVAEAAREQEWRKPSFAKELFLGRFRLDLVHPHPMPSTEAVQRGEEFLAKLRDFCETEIDSALIEREARIPDEVISGLKELGALGMKIDTKYGGLGLTQVYYNKALALAGSASPAIGVLLSAHQSIGLPQPLKLFGTPEQKEQFLPRCARTDISAFLLTEPDVGSDPARLATTAVPEGDDYVLDGVKLWTTNGVVADLLVVMARVPKSEGHKGGITAFVVETNSPGITVENRNAFMGLRGIENGVTRFHQVRVPAANRIGPEGAGLKIALTTLNTGRLSLPASCVAAGKWCLKIAREWSAAREQWGKPIAHHEAVGSKISFIAATTFALEAVLDLSSQMADENRNDIRIEGALAKLYASEMGWLIADELVQIRGGRGFETAASLAARGERAVPAEQVLRDLRINRIFEGSTEIMHLLIAREAVDAHLSVAGDLIDPDKSLQDKAKAGANAGVFYAKWLPKLVAGQGQLPGTYGEFRHEVDLSRHLRYVERNARKLARSTFYAMSRWQGRMETKQGFLGRIVDIGAELFAMSAACVRAELLRSQGEHGREAYQLADVFCRQSRIRVEELFNRLWTNTDDLDRKLVKGIMSGTYEWLEEGIVDPSGDGPWIAVADPGPSEHENVHRPIR
- a CDS encoding M50 family metallopeptidase, translated to MMILGIVVFAFGLLVSIAWHELGHLSTAKLFGIRVPQYMVGFGPTMFSRKKGDTEYGIKAIPFGGYIRMIGMFPPGPDGRLEARSTSPWRGMIEDARSAAFEELQPGDETRLFYTRKPWKRVIVMFAGPFMNLILAVALFLTVLMGFGISQQTTTVSSVSQCVIAQSENRDTCKKGDAASPAAAAGLKPGDKILAFNGVRTNDWNRLSDLIRSTPGKAVPIVVDRKGKEITLNATIASNQVARKDSSGQIVEGKYVTAGFLGFSAATGIVKQDFGQSLTWMGDRVGDAVDSIAALPGKIPGLWDAAFGDGKRAPDSPMGVVGAARVGGEIFTLNIPATQQLAMFVMLVAGFNLSLFLFNMLPLLPLDGGHIAGALWEALRRNVAKVLRRPDPGPFDVAKLMPVAYVVAGIFVCFTLLVLVADVVNPVKIT
- the dxr gene encoding 1-deoxy-D-xylulose-5-phosphate reductoisomerase → MSDSPAPSGSLPHALADPHLVYDPVADDGPKDVVILGSTGSIGTQAIDLVLRNPDRFRVTGLSANGGRIALLAEQAHRLRVRTVAVAREDVVPQLREALAGLYGAGEPLPEILAGPQAATRLAASECHTVLNGITGSIGLAPTLAALEAGRTLALANKESLIVGGPLVKALAKPGQIIPVDSEHAALFQALAAGTRADVRKLVVTASGGPFRGRTKAELANVTVEDALAHPTWAMGPVITINSATLVNKGLEVIEAHLLYDIPFDRIEVVVHPQSYVHSMIEFTDGSTIAQATPPDMRGPIAIGLGWPERVPDAAPAFDWSKASTWEFFPLDNDAFPSVNLARHVGRLAGTAPAVFNAANEECVEAFRAGALPFNGIMETVTRVVEEHGTPRTGTSLTVSDVLEAETWARARARELTGQTATAEARA
- the ispG gene encoding flavodoxin-dependent (E)-4-hydroxy-3-methylbut-2-enyl-diphosphate synthase: MTAISLGMPSVPTRVAERRKSRQIQVGSVAVGGDAPVSVQSMTTTRTSDIGATLQQIAELTASGCQIVRVACPTQDDADALATIARKSQIPVIADIHFQPKYVFSAIEAGCAAVRVNPGNIKQFDDKVKEIARAAKDHGTPIRIGVNAGSLDRRLLQKYGKATPEALVESALWEASLFEEHDFRDIKISVKHNDPVVMIEAYKQLAAQCEYPLHLGVTEAGPAFQGTIKSAVAFGALLSQGIGDTIRVSLSAPPVEEVKVGNQILESLNLKQRGLEIVSCPSCGRAQVDVYKLAEEVTAGLTGMEVPLRVAVMGCVVNGPGEAREADLGVASGNGKGQIFVKGEVIKTVPESKIVETLIEEAMKLAEQMEADGTASGEPSVSVAG
- a CDS encoding GNAT family N-acetyltransferase yields the protein MLTQTTSRVLEPSDLDAALAVLDREPVVNAFVTSRVQIAGLDPWRLGGEMWGFYEEGMLTSLCYAGANLVPICATPRAVRAFGDRARRAGRRCSSIVGPVDATTLLWRLLEPSWGPAREVRSHQPLMITDSMPVDIAPDPYVRRIRKDEMETIMPACVAMFTEEVGVSPLAGDGGLLYQARVAELVGSGRSFARLDEHGKVVFKAEIGAATDRACQIQGVWVAPEYRGRGIAAPGMAAVLRYALADVAPIASLYVNDFNTPARRAYQRVGFQEVGAFMSVLF